One Stigmatella aurantiaca genomic region harbors:
- the fabF gene encoding beta-ketoacyl-ACP synthase II, translated as MEKRRVVVTGLGLISPCGTGVEKSWAALIRGQSGVGPITLFDAGALDCRIAGEVKDFRAEDFIDRRELRRMDRFCQFAVAAADMAMKDSGLTVTAENAGRVATIVGSGIGGLGSLEETYRKALEKGPDRISPFFILQMIINMAPGYISIRHGLKGPSWSSNSACSTSAHALGEAFRGIQRGDFDAAVAGGAEAPVTLLGVGGFAAMKALSTRNEAPQQASRPFEVDRDGFVVAEGAGMLVLETWDRARSRGAKVYAELTGYGASSDAYHVTQPAPGHEGAQRSMRLALEDARLGPSDIGYINAHGTSTDLGDVLEMEGISNVFGEAARGVAVSSTKSMTGHMNGAAGAAEAVISVLALQRGILPPTINLQKQDPRILLDCIPNTAREQRVDAVMSNSFGFGGTNVSLVFQRPG; from the coding sequence ATGGAGAAGCGGCGCGTCGTGGTCACGGGATTGGGGCTCATCAGCCCCTGTGGCACGGGGGTGGAGAAGAGCTGGGCGGCGCTCATTCGAGGCCAGAGTGGGGTGGGGCCCATCACACTCTTTGACGCAGGCGCCCTGGATTGCCGCATCGCGGGCGAAGTGAAGGATTTCCGCGCCGAGGACTTCATTGACCGCCGGGAGCTGCGCCGGATGGACCGGTTCTGTCAGTTCGCCGTGGCCGCCGCGGACATGGCCATGAAGGACTCGGGGCTGACGGTGACCGCCGAGAACGCCGGGCGGGTGGCCACCATCGTCGGCTCGGGAATCGGAGGGCTGGGCAGCCTCGAGGAGACCTACCGGAAGGCGCTGGAGAAGGGGCCCGATCGCATCAGCCCTTTCTTCATCCTGCAGATGATCATCAACATGGCGCCGGGGTACATCTCCATTCGCCATGGCCTCAAAGGCCCGAGCTGGTCCTCCAACTCCGCGTGTTCCACCAGCGCTCATGCCCTGGGAGAGGCTTTCCGGGGCATCCAGCGCGGAGACTTCGATGCCGCCGTGGCCGGGGGCGCCGAGGCCCCGGTGACGCTCCTGGGGGTGGGGGGATTCGCCGCGATGAAGGCGCTCTCCACGCGCAACGAGGCCCCCCAGCAGGCCAGCCGTCCCTTCGAGGTGGACCGCGATGGCTTCGTGGTGGCGGAAGGGGCCGGGATGCTGGTGCTGGAGACGTGGGACCGGGCCCGGTCCCGGGGCGCGAAGGTGTATGCGGAGCTGACGGGCTACGGTGCCAGCTCAGATGCGTACCACGTGACGCAGCCCGCGCCGGGACATGAGGGCGCCCAGCGAAGCATGCGGCTGGCGCTCGAGGACGCGCGGCTGGGTCCCTCGGACATTGGCTACATCAATGCCCACGGTACCTCCACGGACCTGGGCGATGTGCTGGAGATGGAGGGCATTTCCAACGTGTTTGGCGAGGCGGCCCGTGGGGTGGCCGTCTCGTCCACCAAGTCCATGACGGGGCACATGAATGGGGCTGCCGGTGCGGCGGAGGCCGTCATCAGCGTCCTGGCGCTCCAGCGTGGCATTCTTCCGCCCACTATCAACCTTCAGAAGCAGGACCCGCGCATCCTGCTGGATTGCATCCCCAACACCGCGCGCGAGCAGCGTGTGGATGCGGTCATGAGCAACTCGTTTGGCTTTGGAGGCACCAACGTGTCGCTCGTCTTTCAGCGGCCGGGCTAG
- a CDS encoding DUF3856 domain-containing protein: protein MSASPHQADAVILTAITLEYQQALKVDAGAVPGSAWEEVTGPNGLPVAFRSFARKAGRPLRVAVTLAGDMGAVAASNALLPLAMAYKPRCVAMCGVCAGRPGKTNLGDVVAAERLFFHDTGKRLPGEVQQDLKTYNLRDDWKVRLESFGFALRFRDEAWWKQRPIPYEWQENWVLLKLAQGITDPSALPESAEFCPQWGKVIDSLWQAGHVEHGTLTLTDAGRKSIRPVMIKHRNQLPGLSPEGKVLPFKVHVAPMGSGSQVVEDEKVWSFISEYLRKTLGLEMEAAALGALVHAQRDLRLDALVMKGVMDFANHGRDDQFKEFAARASAECLIAFLREHLEVEVVPRVDDLLLSGTEGELSEKPPPSALLNTRYEVVPFHMGGREKVFAELERWCGSGPSVAVRLLHAAGGSGKTRLAMEWIRRLREQGWTAGFLAKGVPEDWFERLWSRGQPALVVLDYAESRSEELRQVLQRMHRYAVQEGTGAMRRMRVLLLARGAGDWWTALLKANSELEAWLGAMLPYELGPLAENEADREKVFHEAAERFASRQGKGYERRALPRLSDRRFERVLYLHMAALAAVEGLEFEARTLMEVILNHEERFWAAGAWESDARQWVAAATLRGGLETREVARRVAQDVSGRPTSDESEKLLHRLHEIYHRAGDESAVFLPSLEPDLLGEAMVLRVAGSPVRAGDALPSDWIDRVLPVNEAQGAVKHALEVLGRASAREPEVARQWIRQILAGPLRPRAHLALQAALAVGQRTALSVLGDELAARLESAGNVELASELESAGIPHPTVSLRRVAEWTARILLEALPATDEPEGLAKRALRLHNLGVTLSGLGRREEALKAAEQAVETCGALAQRHPEVFQPYLAMSLNSLGNMLSELGRREEALNATEQAVEMYRALAQRHPEVFQPDLAMSLNSLGNRLSELGRTEEALNATEQAVEMYRALAQRHPEAFQPALAMSLNNLGATLSGLGRREEALKAAEQAIEMYGVLAQRHPEAFQPDLAMSLHNLGAMLSDLGQSKDALKATEQAVEMYGALAQRHPEAFQPDLAMSLHNLGNRLSGLGRREEALKATEQAVELRRALAQRHPEAFQPDLAMSLNSLGATLSGLGRREEALKAMEQAVEMYGALAQRNPEAFQLYLAMSLHNLGVMLSELGQREEALKATEQAVEMYRALAQRHPEAFQPYLAMCLRSLGKMLSGLGRREEALKAAEQAVEMYGVLARRHPEAFQHDLAMSLHNLGIMLSDLGQGKEALKATEHAVELLRALAQRNPEAFQPDLAMSLNSLGNRLSELGRREEALAVFEEAVSKLRSFFEQTPSAFDRNMHRMLTSVKNLCADGQHPLPPVVQECQALFERLTKR from the coding sequence ATGTCCGCAAGCCCGCACCAAGCCGACGCGGTGATCCTGACGGCGATCACGCTGGAGTACCAGCAGGCTCTCAAGGTGGACGCGGGAGCCGTGCCAGGAAGCGCATGGGAGGAAGTGACGGGCCCCAATGGCCTGCCGGTGGCGTTCCGCTCGTTTGCGCGTAAGGCGGGCCGGCCCCTCCGGGTGGCGGTGACGCTGGCCGGAGACATGGGGGCCGTGGCGGCCTCGAATGCGCTGCTTCCCCTGGCCATGGCCTACAAGCCTCGCTGTGTGGCGATGTGCGGCGTCTGCGCGGGGCGTCCGGGCAAGACGAACCTGGGAGACGTGGTGGCCGCGGAGCGATTGTTCTTCCACGACACGGGCAAGCGGCTTCCCGGCGAGGTGCAGCAGGACCTCAAGACGTACAACCTGCGCGACGACTGGAAGGTGAGGCTCGAAAGCTTCGGCTTCGCCTTACGCTTCCGCGACGAGGCGTGGTGGAAGCAGCGTCCCATTCCCTACGAGTGGCAGGAGAACTGGGTGCTGCTCAAGCTGGCACAGGGCATCACGGATCCCTCGGCGCTTCCTGAGAGCGCGGAGTTCTGCCCGCAGTGGGGCAAGGTGATTGACTCGCTCTGGCAGGCCGGTCACGTGGAGCACGGCACGCTGACGCTCACCGATGCAGGGCGCAAGAGCATCAGGCCGGTGATGATCAAGCACCGCAATCAGCTTCCCGGCCTCTCCCCTGAGGGAAAGGTGCTGCCATTCAAGGTTCACGTTGCGCCGATGGGCAGCGGCAGCCAGGTGGTCGAGGATGAGAAGGTGTGGAGTTTCATCTCCGAGTACCTGCGCAAGACGCTGGGCCTGGAGATGGAGGCGGCGGCCCTCGGAGCGCTGGTCCATGCCCAGCGGGACCTGAGGCTCGACGCGTTGGTGATGAAGGGCGTGATGGACTTCGCCAATCACGGCCGTGACGATCAGTTCAAGGAGTTCGCTGCGCGTGCCTCGGCAGAGTGCTTGATTGCATTCCTGCGCGAGCATCTCGAAGTGGAAGTCGTCCCACGAGTAGATGACCTGCTGTTGTCGGGAACCGAAGGAGAACTTTCGGAGAAGCCTCCTCCTTCAGCGCTCCTCAATACGCGTTACGAGGTTGTTCCCTTCCACATGGGGGGACGCGAGAAGGTCTTCGCGGAACTCGAACGCTGGTGTGGCAGCGGGCCGTCCGTCGCGGTGCGGCTGCTTCATGCCGCGGGAGGGAGCGGGAAGACCCGGCTTGCCATGGAGTGGATCCGCCGCCTTCGGGAGCAGGGGTGGACCGCAGGATTCCTGGCGAAGGGCGTTCCCGAAGACTGGTTCGAGCGGTTGTGGTCGCGGGGGCAGCCGGCGCTGGTGGTGCTCGACTATGCAGAGAGCCGCTCCGAAGAGCTGCGTCAGGTGCTCCAGCGCATGCATCGCTATGCGGTCCAAGAAGGGACGGGAGCGATGCGCCGGATGCGTGTGCTGCTCCTGGCCCGAGGCGCGGGTGACTGGTGGACAGCGCTGTTGAAGGCCAACTCGGAATTGGAGGCATGGCTCGGTGCTATGCTGCCGTACGAGCTGGGGCCGCTGGCTGAGAATGAGGCCGACCGGGAGAAGGTCTTCCACGAAGCGGCAGAGAGGTTCGCCAGCAGGCAAGGGAAGGGGTACGAGCGGCGAGCCCTTCCACGATTGTCTGATAGACGCTTCGAGCGGGTGCTCTATCTGCATATGGCCGCTCTCGCGGCGGTAGAGGGCCTCGAATTCGAGGCGCGCACGCTGATGGAGGTCATCCTTAACCACGAGGAACGCTTCTGGGCCGCAGGTGCGTGGGAGTCCGATGCACGTCAGTGGGTGGCTGCCGCCACGCTTCGAGGAGGCCTGGAAACCCGCGAAGTAGCGCGGAGGGTCGCGCAAGATGTTTCCGGGCGGCCCACGTCCGATGAAAGCGAGAAGCTGCTCCATCGGCTTCACGAGATCTACCACCGGGCTGGAGATGAGTCTGCGGTGTTCCTTCCCTCCTTGGAGCCAGATCTGCTCGGCGAGGCGATGGTGCTGCGCGTGGCAGGATCTCCAGTTCGTGCGGGGGACGCACTCCCGTCCGACTGGATTGACCGGGTGCTTCCGGTCAACGAAGCGCAAGGTGCCGTGAAGCATGCGCTGGAGGTGCTGGGGAGGGCATCCGCCCGGGAGCCTGAAGTCGCGCGGCAATGGATCCGACAGATTCTCGCGGGGCCCTTGCGTCCACGAGCGCACCTCGCTCTCCAAGCAGCGCTGGCTGTTGGACAGCGTACGGCGCTCTCGGTGCTCGGTGATGAGTTGGCGGCACGGCTTGAGTCAGCGGGCAATGTGGAACTGGCCAGCGAGTTGGAATCAGCGGGAATTCCCCACCCGACCGTCTCCCTTCGCAGGGTTGCTGAGTGGACAGCGCGTATCCTCTTGGAGGCACTGCCAGCCACGGATGAGCCGGAAGGACTTGCTAAGCGAGCCTTGCGCCTCCACAACCTGGGCGTCACGTTGAGCGGACTGGGCCGGAGAGAGGAGGCGCTGAAGGCGGCGGAGCAGGCGGTTGAAACGTGTGGAGCGCTGGCGCAGCGCCACCCGGAGGTCTTCCAGCCTTACCTCGCCATGAGCCTCAATAGCCTGGGCAATATGTTGAGTGAGTTGGGCCGGAGAGAGGAGGCGCTGAATGCCACGGAGCAGGCGGTGGAGATGTATAGAGCGCTGGCGCAGCGCCACCCAGAGGTCTTCCAGCCCGACCTCGCCATGAGCCTCAACAGTTTGGGCAATAGGTTGAGCGAGCTGGGCCGGACAGAGGAGGCGCTGAATGCCACGGAGCAGGCGGTGGAGATGTATAGAGCGCTGGCGCAGCGCCACCCAGAGGCCTTCCAACCCGCTCTCGCCATGAGCCTCAACAACCTAGGAGCCACGTTGAGCGGACTGGGCCGGAGAGAGGAGGCGCTGAAGGCGGCGGAGCAGGCGATAGAAATGTATGGGGTACTGGCGCAGCGCCACCCGGAGGCCTTCCAGCCCGACCTCGCCATGAGCCTCCACAACCTGGGCGCTATGTTGAGCGACCTAGGCCAGAGCAAGGATGCGCTGAAGGCGACGGAGCAGGCGGTGGAGATGTATGGAGCGCTGGCGCAGCGCCACCCGGAGGCCTTCCAGCCCGACCTCGCCATGAGCCTCCACAACCTGGGCAATAGGTTGAGCGGACTGGGCCGGAGAGAGGAGGCGCTGAAGGCCACAGAGCAGGCAGTAGAGCTGCGGCGAGCACTGGCGCAGCGCCACCCGGAGGCCTTCCAGCCCGACCTGGCCATGAGCCTCAACAGCCTAGGCGCTACGTTGAGCGGATTAGGCCGGAGAGAGGAGGCGCTGAAGGCCATGGAGCAGGCGGTGGAAATGTATGGAGCGCTGGCGCAGCGCAACCCGGAGGCCTTCCAGCTTTACCTCGCCATGAGCCTCCACAACCTGGGCGTCATGTTGAGCGAGCTGGGCCAGAGAGAGGAGGCGCTGAAGGCCACGGAGCAGGCGGTGGAGATGTATAGAGCGCTGGCGCAGCGCCACCCAGAGGCCTTCCAGCCTTACCTCGCTATGTGCCTCCGCAGCCTGGGCAAGATGTTGAGCGGATTAGGCCGGAGAGAGGAGGCGCTGAAGGCGGCGGAGCAGGCGGTAGAAATGTATGGAGTACTGGCGCGGCGCCACCCAGAGGCCTTCCAACACGACCTGGCCATGAGCCTTCACAACCTGGGCATCATGTTGAGCGACCTAGGCCAGGGCAAGGAGGCGCTGAAGGCGACGGAGCATGCGGTGGAACTGCTGCGAGCGCTGGCGCAGCGCAACCCGGAGGCCTTCCAGCCCGACCTCGCCATGAGCCTCAACAGCCTGGGCAATAGGTTGAGCGAGTTGGGCCGGAGAGAGGAGGCATTGGCTGTGTTCGAGGAGGCTGTCAGCAAGCTCCGATCTTTCTTCGAGCAAACCCCAAGTGCTTTCGATCGGAACATGCATCGGATGCTCACCAGCGTGAAGAACCTCTGCGCAGATGGTCAGCACCCACTTCCTCCTGTGGTCCAGGAGTGTCAGGCCCTGTTCGAGCGCCTGACGAAACGCTGA
- a CDS encoding NUDIX domain-containing protein, producing MTIPPGLVIAPGHRVKWLDGRLAIEADEDRSRLRAALERHLMVSDEGHTLILGSQIRASLNTHLQVHPLSAVEARFLADNNVPLSLPTGTPALSPRTDLHTHFAGALPGRTLVELATSTEGVIVPRGLLSEIGIDARQDVPAPALTPLARERLARSLDVPLDRQITFQDMERLYARRSPLTKHPLLFVPQLRAIARQFAATGVRYAELSLSTAVEPEVLAALHASLDSIEDESGVRLRFLVALSRHDDLEWDLDVLDRVEQCLPSRAIAGVDIMGHETCSTRAFVPVLERAAALGEARPGFVVRVHAGENPAFPENVREAIRVLLPFPGVEIRIGHGLYGVDGETLTSMARHADRVLVEFNLTSNLALNNIQTTMQVPLRRYVDAGVSAVLGTDGAGLYGTSAPDEARAALACGLDEPRLARIRDTEDALLKRRQENERDRPPLRDWSPPPPAPRRHFTPARAAELTARRGAVRAAQEQRLHQLGATVTQEVPVLAGRPLLWLAGAWRHAFADWTPEEVQHASTVLAEVLRGLAARGGLLLTGGTCHGMEGLSHGLAAEAGVDVLGAIVEETLADDLDARVRTFWRCARSLYEKASPVVRLVRDAHGLGLFLGGGLIVADEQQAALNVRARHVLLSGLRGAAVDAARASQHARFVDGAASILAALDDPRPWGQLRYLGPNDAADVVLIRRGALDDAELLLIQRHDDSGAAAGRMSLPGGFVRPGESPRDAAVRELREETGFRIPPESLVPVTTVAGGGRDPRDTAERWVRSHVFAALVDDEDTPPQGTSSNLVLGGSDAAAALFVSVIRRPRLAFDHDGLVTQALAVLSL from the coding sequence ATGACGATACCGCCCGGCCTGGTGATTGCTCCCGGCCACCGCGTGAAGTGGCTCGATGGGCGTCTCGCCATCGAGGCCGACGAAGACCGCAGCCGCCTCCGCGCCGCGCTGGAGCGCCACCTCATGGTGAGTGACGAGGGCCACACGCTCATCCTCGGCAGTCAGATCCGCGCCTCGCTCAATACCCACCTCCAGGTCCACCCCCTCTCGGCGGTCGAGGCGCGCTTCCTGGCCGACAACAACGTGCCGCTGTCGCTCCCCACGGGCACACCCGCGCTCTCGCCACGCACGGACCTCCACACCCACTTCGCGGGGGCCTTGCCCGGCAGGACGCTCGTGGAGCTGGCCACCTCCACCGAAGGTGTCATCGTGCCGCGCGGCCTGCTCTCCGAGATAGGCATCGACGCCCGTCAGGATGTCCCCGCCCCGGCCCTCACCCCCCTGGCACGCGAGCGGCTCGCACGCAGCCTCGATGTTCCCCTGGACCGGCAAATCACATTCCAGGACATGGAGCGCCTCTACGCGCGGCGCAGCCCCCTCACCAAGCATCCCCTCCTCTTCGTTCCCCAGCTTCGGGCCATCGCACGGCAGTTCGCCGCCACGGGCGTGCGCTATGCCGAGCTGTCCCTGTCCACGGCCGTGGAGCCGGAAGTGCTCGCGGCGCTCCACGCATCGCTCGATTCCATCGAAGACGAGAGCGGGGTTCGCCTCCGGTTCCTCGTGGCCCTGTCCCGCCATGACGATCTCGAGTGGGATCTCGACGTTCTCGACCGCGTGGAGCAGTGCCTTCCCAGCCGGGCCATCGCGGGCGTGGACATCATGGGACATGAGACGTGCTCCACCCGGGCCTTTGTGCCCGTGCTCGAGCGCGCCGCCGCGCTCGGTGAGGCCCGGCCAGGCTTCGTGGTCCGCGTCCACGCGGGCGAGAACCCGGCCTTTCCCGAGAACGTCCGCGAGGCCATTCGCGTGCTGTTGCCCTTCCCTGGGGTGGAGATCCGCATTGGCCATGGGCTCTATGGCGTCGACGGCGAGACGCTGACCTCCATGGCCCGCCACGCGGACCGGGTCCTCGTGGAGTTCAACCTCACCTCCAACCTCGCGCTCAACAACATCCAGACCACGATGCAAGTCCCCTTGCGGCGGTACGTGGATGCGGGCGTCTCGGCCGTCCTCGGCACCGACGGCGCCGGCCTTTACGGCACCTCCGCCCCCGACGAGGCACGCGCGGCCCTGGCCTGCGGCCTCGACGAGCCGAGGCTGGCCCGGATCCGCGACACGGAAGACGCGCTCCTGAAGCGGCGCCAGGAGAACGAGCGGGACAGGCCCCCCCTGCGGGACTGGAGCCCGCCTCCCCCCGCCCCGCGAAGACACTTCACCCCGGCCCGCGCAGCGGAACTCACGGCGCGGCGCGGCGCGGTGCGTGCGGCCCAGGAGCAGCGGCTGCACCAGTTGGGAGCCACGGTGACCCAGGAGGTGCCCGTGCTGGCGGGCCGCCCGCTGCTGTGGCTCGCGGGGGCGTGGCGTCACGCGTTCGCGGACTGGACACCGGAGGAGGTCCAGCATGCCTCCACGGTCCTCGCCGAGGTGCTGCGAGGCCTCGCCGCCCGCGGGGGGCTCCTGTTGACGGGAGGGACGTGCCACGGAATGGAAGGACTGAGCCACGGCCTCGCCGCCGAGGCGGGCGTCGATGTCCTGGGCGCCATCGTGGAGGAGACGCTCGCGGACGACCTCGATGCCCGGGTGCGGACCTTCTGGCGCTGCGCACGCTCCTTGTACGAGAAGGCCTCGCCCGTGGTCCGCCTGGTGCGCGACGCACATGGGCTCGGGCTCTTCCTGGGCGGCGGCCTCATCGTCGCGGACGAGCAGCAAGCCGCCCTCAACGTCCGTGCCCGCCACGTGCTGTTGTCAGGACTGCGGGGGGCCGCCGTGGACGCCGCGCGCGCCAGCCAACACGCCCGCTTCGTCGACGGCGCGGCGAGCATCCTGGCCGCGCTCGATGATCCACGTCCGTGGGGCCAGCTCCGCTACCTGGGTCCCAATGACGCCGCGGACGTCGTCCTCATCCGGCGGGGGGCCCTGGACGATGCCGAGCTGCTCTTGATCCAGCGGCACGACGACAGCGGCGCCGCCGCGGGACGCATGTCCCTGCCCGGAGGCTTCGTTCGCCCCGGCGAATCGCCACGCGATGCGGCCGTCCGCGAGCTCCGGGAGGAGACGGGCTTCCGGATTCCCCCCGAGTCCCTGGTCCCCGTCACCACGGTGGCGGGCGGAGGCCGCGACCCGCGCGACACCGCCGAGCGGTGGGTCCGCAGCCATGTCTTCGCGGCCCTCGTTGACGACGAAGACACCCCGCCACAAGGCACCTCCAGCAACCTCGTCCTGGGCGGCTCGGACGCCGCGGCGGCGCTGTTCGTTTCCGTCATCCGCCGGCCGCGCCTGGCCTTCGACCATGATGGCCTTGTCACCCAGGCCCTCGCGGTGCTCTCCCTCTAG
- a CDS encoding GH92 family glycosyl hydrolase, translating to MRTEHLPRTSGAGRQGLLVFIAILGGLSAPLAAAGTPDTAYAAVDPFIGTGGDGHTFPGAALPFGMIQLSPDTQIRHFRESYKWAAGYRHDDTTIQGFSHTHFSGTGHSDLGDVLVMPIAGEVRLEPGDIDKPGSGYRSRFSHEDEKAEPGYYAVTLTDPGIRAELTVSRRAGLHRYRFPKGTPAHVLVDQRTSIYNYPGKVQWSRLRVHPDGAVTGFRELRGWAPGRPLYFAMRFSQPMTGHALHNREEKIDYKGFSPPGRGTAQRAQLEGRELVGVFDFGELKAQELLVKVAISPVSEENALRNLDEDLPGWDFEATRTAAREEWKKALSVADIDAPEPMRKMLYTALYHTMIAPSLFTDVDGRFRGPDNQVHQAEGFTFYSTFSLWDTYRAEHPLLTLIQPEQRNNDFIHSLIASQKVSPYGILPVWQFHGLETWCMIGYHAVPVIADAYLKGIRGYPAAQALDAMVASATYKPYGGLEHYMSLGYVPIDKEPEAASKTLEYAYDDWALSRMARAMGRESVATQFEARAKNYRNVFDDKTGFVRARHSDGRFREPFDPAAVGYGSDYTEGNAWQYSWYVPQDTAGLISLLGGDAKLIAKLDAVFDAKVSAESFAHVEDISGLIGHYAHGNEPSHHVAYLYGYAGQPWRTQERLKQIIDTQYKPSVDGLAGNDDCGQMSAWLVFTALGFYPVTPGSNEYVLGRPFVERAALTLPNGKRFTVVAENLSDDRPYVGKVTLNGKPLERGFVRHEELLAGGELRFVMQARPNKTWATRADHRPYSLSNRSR from the coding sequence ATGCGGACCGAGCATCTTCCACGTACGTCTGGCGCGGGCCGCCAGGGCTTGCTGGTGTTCATCGCCATCCTGGGAGGCCTGAGTGCCCCGCTGGCCGCCGCGGGAACCCCAGACACCGCCTATGCCGCGGTGGACCCGTTCATCGGCACCGGCGGGGATGGCCACACCTTCCCGGGCGCCGCCCTGCCCTTCGGGATGATTCAGCTCAGCCCCGACACGCAGATCCGCCACTTCCGCGAGAGCTACAAATGGGCAGCGGGCTACCGGCACGACGACACCACCATCCAGGGCTTTTCCCATACGCACTTCTCCGGCACTGGCCATTCGGATCTCGGTGACGTGCTGGTGATGCCCATCGCGGGGGAGGTCCGGCTGGAGCCGGGCGACATCGACAAGCCTGGCAGCGGCTACCGCTCCCGCTTCAGCCATGAGGACGAGAAGGCCGAGCCCGGCTACTACGCGGTGACGCTGACGGACCCGGGCATCCGCGCCGAGCTGACGGTGAGCCGCCGGGCGGGCCTGCACCGGTACCGGTTCCCGAAGGGCACTCCCGCCCACGTGCTCGTGGACCAGCGCACGAGCATCTACAACTACCCCGGCAAGGTGCAGTGGTCGCGCCTGCGCGTGCACCCGGACGGCGCGGTCACCGGCTTCCGCGAGCTTCGGGGCTGGGCGCCCGGCCGTCCCCTGTACTTCGCCATGCGGTTTTCCCAGCCGATGACCGGGCATGCCCTGCACAACCGGGAGGAGAAGATCGACTACAAAGGCTTCTCCCCCCCCGGCCGGGGAACCGCCCAGCGGGCGCAGCTCGAAGGCCGGGAGCTGGTTGGTGTCTTCGATTTCGGCGAGCTGAAGGCGCAAGAGCTGCTGGTGAAGGTGGCCATCTCTCCGGTCAGCGAGGAGAACGCCCTGCGCAACCTGGACGAGGACCTGCCGGGCTGGGACTTCGAGGCCACCCGGACCGCGGCCCGCGAGGAGTGGAAGAAGGCCCTCTCCGTGGCGGACATCGACGCGCCCGAGCCGATGCGCAAGATGCTCTACACGGCGCTCTACCACACGATGATCGCCCCCAGCCTCTTCACCGACGTCGATGGCCGCTTCCGGGGGCCCGACAACCAGGTCCATCAGGCGGAGGGGTTCACCTTCTACTCGACGTTCTCCCTGTGGGACACCTACCGGGCCGAGCACCCGCTGCTGACCCTGATCCAGCCGGAGCAGCGCAACAACGACTTCATCCATTCGCTGATCGCCTCCCAGAAGGTGAGCCCTTACGGCATCCTGCCGGTCTGGCAATTCCACGGGTTGGAGACGTGGTGCATGATTGGCTACCACGCGGTGCCGGTCATCGCCGATGCGTACCTGAAGGGCATTCGCGGGTACCCCGCGGCGCAGGCGCTCGACGCGATGGTGGCCAGCGCCACGTACAAGCCCTATGGGGGCCTCGAGCACTACATGTCCCTCGGGTATGTCCCCATCGACAAGGAACCCGAGGCGGCCTCCAAGACGCTGGAGTACGCCTACGACGACTGGGCCCTGTCGCGGATGGCGCGCGCCATGGGGCGCGAGTCCGTGGCCACGCAGTTCGAGGCGCGCGCGAAGAACTACCGCAACGTGTTCGATGACAAGACCGGCTTCGTCCGGGCGCGCCACTCCGACGGCCGCTTCCGCGAGCCCTTTGATCCGGCCGCGGTGGGCTATGGCAGCGACTACACGGAAGGCAATGCCTGGCAATATTCGTGGTACGTGCCGCAGGACACCGCCGGATTGATTTCCCTGCTCGGCGGCGATGCGAAGCTGATCGCGAAGCTGGATGCCGTCTTCGACGCCAAGGTGTCCGCCGAGTCGTTCGCACACGTCGAGGACATCTCGGGCCTGATCGGCCACTACGCGCACGGCAACGAGCCCAGCCACCACGTCGCGTACCTCTATGGCTACGCGGGACAACCCTGGCGCACGCAGGAGCGGCTGAAACAGATCATCGACACCCAGTACAAACCCTCGGTGGACGGACTGGCCGGCAACGACGACTGCGGCCAGATGTCGGCCTGGCTGGTGTTCACCGCGCTCGGGTTCTACCCGGTGACGCCGGGCAGCAACGAGTACGTGCTCGGCCGTCCTTTCGTCGAGCGCGCCGCGTTGACCCTGCCCAACGGCAAGCGCTTCACCGTGGTGGCCGAGAACCTGAGCGATGACCGTCCGTACGTCGGCAAGGTCACACTCAATGGAAAGCCGCTGGAGCGCGGCTTCGTGCGCCACGAGGAATTGCTCGCGGGGGGTGAGCTTCGCTTCGTGATGCAGGCCCGGCCGAACAAGACCTGGGCCACCCGGGCGGACCACCGGCCCTACTCCCTGTCCAACCGCTCGCGCTGA
- a CDS encoding arsenate reductase family protein, with product MTDEILVLSYAGCGTCKKALQWLNQHGVAYRLRAIVEAPPTPEELARWVPQSGVSVRKWLNTSGQSYRALGKEKVDAASDAQLRQWLAADGKLVKRPVLVRGNTVLVGFKPEVYAQHFSTA from the coding sequence ATGACGGATGAAATCCTGGTGCTCTCGTACGCAGGGTGTGGAACCTGCAAGAAGGCCCTCCAGTGGTTGAACCAGCACGGGGTGGCCTACCGCCTCCGCGCCATCGTGGAGGCGCCCCCCACGCCCGAGGAGCTGGCGCGGTGGGTGCCCCAGAGCGGCGTCTCCGTGCGCAAGTGGCTCAACACCAGCGGGCAGAGCTACCGCGCCCTCGGCAAGGAGAAGGTGGACGCCGCCAGCGATGCGCAGTTGCGCCAATGGCTCGCGGCGGACGGGAAGCTCGTCAAGCGGCCCGTGCTCGTCCGGGGCAACACGGTGCTCGTCGGCTTCAAGCCCGAGGTCTACGCGCAGCACTTCTCCACCGCCTGA